AGGACGTCGACCATCGTCATGCGTCCAGCGCCGCTACCGTCGGCGGCGGCGCGCTGTTCGCCGTGGCACCGGGCAAGGGCATCCTCGCCCACCGTGAGCCGGACGGCATCCTGCATTGCTACGTGTCCCTGGTGCGTTCCGAGGCGTGGATGTCCCACCTCGACAGCCACGATCCGATGACGACGATCGCCCGTGTCGCCGCGGAGTTCGACGGCTGGGACGAAAGCCTCCGGGCACTGGTGACCGACAGCGACACGGCGCCGGTGATCCGGCGCCTCTACGCCCTGCCAGCCGATCATCGATGGGAACGCGTGCCGGGCGTGACGTTGCTCGGCGACGCGGCCCATGTCATGTTGCCCTCCGGCGAGGGCGCCAACCTGGCGATGTGGGACGGGGCCGAGTTGGCGCATGCGCTGGTCGCGCAGCCGGGCGACGTCGAAGCGGCGCTCGCGCATTACGAGGAGCCACTGTTCCGGCGTAGCGGGCTGGCGGCAGCGGATGCCGTCGCCCTTCGCGAGGTCTGTTTCGGCGATCGCGCACCCGACAGCCTGGTCGAGATGTTCAGCGGCAGTGGGCCGGCTGGCTGATCAATTTTTTTACCAAGGCTCGGCGCCCTCGTTGGCGGAGAAACTACCGGTCGGGCCGTCGTCCGGAAGCAGGGCGAGGCGAACGGTCTCGGCGGCACCTTCCGGGACGGTCTGCGGGCCGCTATGGCCGTTCAAATCGGTGGCCGTGTAGCCCGGGTTGGCGGCGTTGACCTTGATGCCGTGTTCCTTCAGTTCGGCCGCCAGCAACACGGTGAACATGTTCATCGCGGCCTTCGACCCGTTGTAACCGAGCAGTTTGACTGCGGCGTAGTCCCAGGTCGGGTCGTTGTTGAGCGTGATGGAGCCCAGGCCGCTGGAGACGTTGACGACACGGCCGGCGCGCGATTTCTTGAGCAACGGCAGCAGGGCCTGCGTCACGGCGACGGCGCCGAAGAAGTTGGTCTCGAAGATCTGTCGCACGACCGCCAGGTCGGCGGTGCCCGGCAGGCCGTCGCCCTGCAGGGATATCCCCGCGTTGTTGACCAGTACATCGAGCCGGCCTTCGTTGGCTTCGATGTCGGTGGCAGCGGCCGTCAGCGAGGCGGGATCGGAGAGGTCCAGGGCGATGTAGCGCACGTCGAGGCCTTCGGCCTGCAAGATCGTCGCAGCCTTCTGGCCGCGTGATACATCGCGGGCGCCAAGCAGGACACGATGGCCGGCCTGGCCGAGCTGACGGGCGACTTCGAAGCCGATGCCCTTGTTGGCGCCGGTGACGAGGGAGATGCGACGGTCTGGAGTGGTCATGGTGTTCCTTGGTGATGACGCTGGAGAGTGGGACTGGGTTTAATATATGAACCATCCTTCGGCTTTTGAATTCGCATATGTCCGTGATCCCCTCCGACCCCTTGAAGCCGCGTAAAACCCCACGTCAGGCCCGTTCGGCGGCTACTGTAGCGGCGATTTTCGAAGCGACGTTTCAGGTTCTGCTGACCGATGGCCTGGTGCGCCTGACCACGACTCGCGTGGCCGAGCGGGCCGGCGTGTCCGTCGGCACGATGTACCAGTACTTCCCGCACAAACAGGCACTGCTTTACGCCTTGCTCGACCTCTATCTGGAGGAAGTGGTGGTGGCGCTGGAGGACGCCTGCCTGCGCCACGAGGGCGAACCGCTACACCAGATCGCTGATGGTCTTGCGCATGCGTATCTGGAGGCAAAGCTGCGCCATATGCCGGGCTCACGCGCGCTTTATGCGGTGGCGGCGGAACTCGACACGGCCGATCTCATAGGCGACGTCATGCGACGCGTCGACAGCGCCCTGACACGTGTATTGGCAAGCGCCCGCGACACGACCTTCGACGATTTGCCGACAGTCACCTTCGCATTGCGCA
This DNA window, taken from Luteibacter sp. 9135, encodes the following:
- a CDS encoding FAD-dependent oxidoreductase translates to MPPSIAIIGAGLGGLTLARVLHVHGMAATVFEAEASATVRSQGGMLDIHGETGQLALKAAGLYESFLDLVHPGGQATRVVGRDGTVLFANGDDGSGDRPEVPRGSLRRLLIDALPARTIRWGSKLTQAVSSGDGRHELRFADGSIVTTDLLVGADGAWSKVRPLLSAEMPVYTGMSYVETWLKDVDHRHASSAATVGGGALFAVAPGKGILAHREPDGILHCYVSLVRSEAWMSHLDSHDPMTTIARVAAEFDGWDESLRALVTDSDTAPVIRRLYALPADHRWERVPGVTLLGDAAHVMLPSGEGANLAMWDGAELAHALVAQPGDVEAALAHYEEPLFRRSGLAAADAVALREVCFGDRAPDSLVEMFSGSGPAG
- a CDS encoding SDR family oxidoreductase, yielding MTTPDRRISLVTGANKGIGFEVARQLGQAGHRVLLGARDVSRGQKAATILQAEGLDVRYIALDLSDPASLTAAATDIEANEGRLDVLVNNAGISLQGDGLPGTADLAVVRQIFETNFFGAVAVTQALLPLLKKSRAGRVVNVSSGLGSITLNNDPTWDYAAVKLLGYNGSKAAMNMFTVLLAAELKEHGIKVNAANPGYTATDLNGHSGPQTVPEGAAETVRLALLPDDGPTGSFSANEGAEPW
- a CDS encoding TetR/AcrR family transcriptional regulator; its protein translation is MSVIPSDPLKPRKTPRQARSAATVAAIFEATFQVLLTDGLVRLTTTRVAERAGVSVGTMYQYFPHKQALLYALLDLYLEEVVVALEDACLRHEGEPLHQIADGLAHAYLEAKLRHMPGSRALYAVAAELDTADLIGDVMRRVDSALTRVLASARDTTFDDLPTVTFALRTLLVGTVRAVLETDASPPSMAMLRAQLPVMCRSYLMAASRGVSPSI